A genomic window from Erythrobacter sp. BLCC-B19 includes:
- a CDS encoding GMC family oxidoreductase — protein sequence MESFDYIVIGGGSAGSAVAGRLAVDGTRRVCLLEAGGRNDNVFIKTPGFMPFIPEKSNYRYETVPQKGLNGRTGYQPRGRGLGGSSAINAMVYIRGNRWDYDNWAAEGCTGWAYDDVLPYFRRAEANERGGDDFHGAGGPLFVEDQKHANPASHAFVDAAAALQLRTNSDFNGERQDGFGLYQVTQHKGERWSAARAYVEPIRDAGNFAVRTDTLVEKLVIEGGRVTGVKIRRGGASETLMARRGVILSAGAFNSPQILMLSGIGPADHLKAHGIDVVVDRAGVGSNLQDHIDYVSGWETTSDVPIGSTLKGTLRMAAAVIEHRRKRTGVMTTCYAEAGGFWTVMPDSPAPDVQWHFVPAVLEDHGREKVKGHGFSLHACVLRPESRGTVRLGSADAAAAPVIDPNFLADERDMAVLRAGVRLSHRIAEAPPLQAFGPKDRHPVNLHDDAALDALIRSRADTVYHPVGTCRMGSDGDAVVDPTLKLNGLEGLWVADASIMPKLVSGNTNAPSIMIGERCADFVMQAEKS from the coding sequence ATGGAAAGTTTCGACTACATCGTCATCGGCGGTGGCAGCGCGGGCAGCGCTGTGGCCGGGCGTCTGGCTGTGGACGGCACCCGCCGGGTGTGCCTGCTCGAAGCGGGCGGCCGCAACGACAATGTCTTCATCAAGACGCCGGGCTTCATGCCCTTCATCCCCGAAAAGTCGAACTACCGCTATGAGACCGTGCCGCAGAAGGGACTGAACGGCCGCACCGGCTACCAGCCGCGCGGGCGCGGGCTCGGCGGCTCCTCGGCGATCAATGCGATGGTCTATATCCGCGGCAACCGCTGGGACTACGACAACTGGGCGGCCGAGGGCTGCACCGGCTGGGCCTATGACGATGTGCTCCCCTACTTCCGCCGCGCCGAGGCGAACGAGCGCGGGGGTGATGATTTCCACGGCGCGGGCGGGCCGTTGTTCGTCGAGGATCAGAAGCACGCCAACCCTGCCTCTCACGCCTTTGTCGATGCCGCCGCCGCGCTCCAGCTGCGCACCAACAGCGACTTCAATGGCGAGCGGCAGGACGGCTTCGGGCTCTATCAGGTCACCCAGCACAAGGGCGAACGCTGGTCGGCGGCGCGCGCTTACGTGGAGCCGATCCGCGATGCCGGGAACTTCGCGGTGCGCACCGACACGCTGGTCGAGAAGCTCGTCATCGAGGGTGGCCGCGTTACCGGCGTGAAGATCCGGCGCGGCGGCGCGAGCGAGACGTTGATGGCCCGCCGCGGTGTCATCCTGTCCGCAGGGGCGTTCAACTCGCCCCAGATCCTCATGCTGTCAGGCATCGGCCCGGCCGATCACCTCAAGGCTCATGGGATCGATGTGGTGGTGGACCGCGCAGGAGTCGGCAGCAATCTGCAAGACCATATCGACTATGTCTCCGGCTGGGAGACGACCAGCGACGTGCCGATCGGCAGCACCCTCAAGGGCACGCTGCGGATGGCCGCCGCCGTGATCGAACACCGTCGCAAGCGCACCGGGGTGATGACCACCTGCTATGCCGAGGCAGGCGGGTTCTGGACGGTGATGCCCGATAGCCCCGCACCGGACGTGCAGTGGCACTTCGTCCCCGCGGTGCTGGAAGATCACGGGCGCGAGAAGGTGAAGGGGCACGGCTTCTCGCTCCACGCCTGCGTGCTTCGCCCCGAGAGCCGGGGAACCGTGCGCCTCGGCAGCGCGGACGCGGCGGCAGCGCCGGTGATCGATCCCAATTTCCTCGCCGACGAGCGCGACATGGCGGTTTTGCGCGCAGGCGTGCGCCTGTCGCACCGCATCGCCGAGGCGCCGCCCTTGCAGGCCTTCGGGCCAAAGGATCGCCACCCGGTCAACCTGCATGATGACGCCGCGCTCGACGCTCTGATCCGCAGCCGGGCCGACACGGTCTATCACCCGGTCGGCACCTGCCGCATGGGGAGCGACGGGGATGCCGTGGTCGATCCGACGCTGAAGCTGAACGGCCTCGAAGGCCTGTGGGTGGCCGATGCGAGCATCATGCCCAAGCTCGTCAGCGGCAACACCAACGCGCCGAGCATCATGATCGGCGAAAGGTGTGCCGACTTCGTGATGCAGGCTGAGAAGTCCTGA
- a CDS encoding peptide chain release factor 3: protein MTSNRRTFAIISHPDAGKTTLTEKLLLQGGAIHLAGEVKARGAARRARSDWMKIEQQRGISVTSSVMTFQKDGIVFNLLDTPGHEDFSEDTYRTLTAVDSAVMVIDAAKGIEPQTRKLFEVCRLRSVPILTFVNKVDREGRDPFETLDEVADMLALDVSPQMWPIGMGGEFEGLLDFATETISRPEGPSREFLGTRDTAAIPQRFLDEIELARGGYPEFDLEAFRHGDLTPVYFGSALKNFGVTELIDAIARFAPPPRPQPAGEEQISPERDEVTGFIFKVQANMDPNHRDRIAFMRQVSGTFKRGMKLTPSGLGKPIAVHSPILFFAQDRELADTAEAGDIIGIPNHGTLRVGDTLSERNQVRFTGLPNFAPEILRRVQLKDPTKTKQLRKALDDLSEEGVIQVFYPEIGSAHIVGVVGQLQLEVLISRLEAEYKVEAVLEPSPFATARWIKGDTKALDDFASFNRANLAKDRDGDMVFMAKSPWDVTYQVEKNPELTFSATKER, encoded by the coding sequence GTGACCTCCAACCGCCGCACCTTCGCGATCATCTCGCACCCCGACGCGGGGAAGACCACGCTTACCGAGAAGCTGCTGTTGCAGGGCGGCGCGATCCACCTTGCGGGCGAGGTCAAGGCGCGCGGCGCGGCGCGGCGGGCGCGGTCGGACTGGATGAAGATCGAGCAGCAGCGCGGGATCTCGGTCACGTCATCGGTGATGACCTTCCAGAAGGACGGAATCGTCTTCAACCTGCTCGACACGCCGGGTCACGAGGACTTCTCCGAGGACACCTACCGCACGCTGACGGCGGTGGACTCGGCGGTGATGGTGATCGACGCGGCCAAGGGGATCGAGCCGCAGACCCGCAAGCTGTTCGAGGTGTGCCGTCTGCGCTCGGTGCCGATCCTCACCTTCGTCAACAAGGTCGACCGCGAGGGCCGCGATCCCTTCGAGACGCTGGACGAGGTCGCCGACATGCTGGCGCTCGATGTCTCGCCGCAGATGTGGCCCATCGGCATGGGCGGCGAGTTCGAGGGGCTGCTTGATTTCGCCACCGAAACCATCAGCCGCCCCGAAGGGCCGAGCCGCGAGTTCCTCGGCACCCGTGACACCGCCGCCATCCCCCAGCGCTTCCTCGACGAGATCGAATTGGCGCGCGGCGGCTATCCCGAATTCGACCTCGAGGCCTTCCGCCATGGCGACCTTACCCCGGTCTATTTCGGATCGGCGCTCAAGAACTTCGGCGTCACCGAGCTGATCGACGCCATCGCCCGGTTTGCCCCTCCGCCCCGGCCCCAGCCTGCGGGTGAGGAGCAGATCAGCCCCGAACGCGACGAGGTCACCGGCTTCATCTTCAAGGTGCAGGCCAACATGGACCCCAACCACCGCGACCGCATCGCCTTCATGCGGCAGGTCTCGGGCACCTTCAAACGCGGCATGAAGCTGACCCCGAGCGGCCTCGGCAAGCCGATCGCCGTCCACTCACCGATCCTGTTCTTCGCGCAGGACCGCGAGCTCGCCGACACGGCCGAGGCTGGCGACATCATCGGCATCCCCAACCACGGGACGCTGCGGGTCGGCGACACCCTGTCCGAGCGCAACCAAGTGCGCTTCACGGGCCTCCCCAACTTCGCGCCGGAAATCCTGCGCCGTGTGCAGCTGAAGGATCCCACCAAGACCAAGCAGCTCAGGAAGGCGCTCGACGACCTTTCCGAAGAGGGCGTGATCCAGGTCTTCTACCCCGAGATCGGCTCAGCCCATATCGTCGGCGTGGTTGGGCAGCTTCAGCTCGAAGTGCTGATCTCCCGGCTCGAGGCCGAATACAAGGTCGAGGCCGTGCTCGAACCCTCGCCCTTCGCCACCGCGCGCTGGATCAAGGGGGATACGAAGGCGCTCGACGATTTCGCCAGCTTCAACCGCGCCAACCTTGCCAAGGACCGCGACGGGGACATGGTGTTCATGGCCAAGAGCCCGTGGGACGTGACCTATCAGGTCGAGAAGAACCCCGAGCTTACCTTCTCGGCAACCAAGGAACGCTAG
- a CDS encoding cold-shock protein produces the protein MGYDRGRRRGRDKRDGFGEDGFDPFGGGNDGFPPPRDFGSDRFGGGDRFGGGGDRYGGGGGGDRYGGGGGGPRGGGGGFGGGPRGPGGGGGGGGGGFSRMPAQIVGTGKGTVKFFNSQKGFGFIQQDGGGEDVFVHISAVERAGLEGLAEGQELQYNLVDRGGKVSAQDLQVVGDVIAVAAKPAAPQRELTGERAKGTVKFFNAMKGFGFLVRDDGQPDAFVHISAVERSGLSAINEGERYEFDLEVDRRGKYSAVNLAPIEG, from the coding sequence ATGGGTTACGATAGGGGACGCCGGCGCGGACGCGATAAGCGCGACGGTTTCGGCGAAGATGGCTTCGATCCGTTTGGCGGCGGGAATGACGGTTTTCCGCCCCCCCGCGACTTTGGAAGCGACCGTTTCGGTGGGGGTGACCGTTTCGGCGGCGGCGGAGATCGCTACGGCGGCGGTGGCGGTGGTGACCGCTACGGCGGCGGCGGTGGCGGACCGCGCGGCGGTGGCGGCGGCTTCGGCGGCGGCCCGCGTGGCCCGGGCGGCGGCGGCGGTGGCGGCGGCGGCGGTTTCAGCCGTATGCCGGCCCAGATCGTCGGCACCGGCAAGGGCACCGTGAAGTTCTTCAACAGCCAGAAGGGTTTCGGCTTCATCCAGCAGGATGGCGGCGGGGAAGATGTGTTCGTGCACATCTCCGCGGTCGAGCGTGCCGGCCTCGAAGGCCTCGCCGAAGGGCAGGAGCTCCAGTACAACCTCGTGGATCGCGGCGGCAAGGTGTCGGCGCAGGATCTGCAGGTCGTGGGTGACGTGATCGCCGTGGCGGCAAAGCCTGCCGCACCGCAGCGCGAGCTGACCGGTGAGCGCGCCAAGGGCACGGTCAAGTTCTTCAACGCGATGAAGGGCTTCGGCTTCCTCGTGCGCGATGATGGCCAGCCGGACGCCTTTGTCCACATCAGCGCGGTCGAGCGTTCGGGCCTCTCTGCCATCAATGAAGGCGAGCGCTACGAATTCGATCTCGAAGTCGATCGACGCGGGAAGTACTCCGCCGTCAATCTGGCACCGATCGAAGGCTGA
- a CDS encoding pyridoxamine 5'-phosphate oxidase family protein has protein sequence MADFTEALTEKHIAMIAAQPVFFVATAAAEGRINLSPKGYDAFRVLSPTRVAYLDLGGSGNETHAHLAAAQADAGRITVMFCNFQQPALILRIYGRGQAVLPQDAEWEALAAHFTLMPGTRQIFDIAVESVQSSCGWGVPFMALEGERETLKKAHRQSDPAQWEAKMATRTSSIDGLPTRATDRYIAGE, from the coding sequence ATGGCCGATTTCACCGAGGCGCTGACTGAAAAGCACATCGCCATGATCGCCGCCCAGCCGGTGTTCTTCGTGGCGACGGCGGCGGCGGAAGGGCGGATCAACCTCAGCCCCAAGGGCTATGACGCCTTCCGCGTGCTCTCGCCCACCCGGGTCGCCTATCTCGACCTTGGCGGATCGGGGAACGAGACTCACGCGCATCTCGCGGCAGCCCAAGCCGACGCAGGCCGGATCACGGTGATGTTCTGCAACTTCCAGCAGCCCGCGCTGATCCTGCGCATCTATGGTCGCGGGCAGGCGGTGCTGCCGCAGGACGCGGAGTGGGAGGCGCTCGCGGCGCATTTCACCCTGATGCCCGGCACCCGCCAGATCTTCGACATTGCCGTGGAGAGCGTGCAGTCCTCCTGCGGCTGGGGCGTGCCCTTCATGGCGCTGGAGGGCGAGCGCGAGACGCTCAAGAAGGCGCACCGCCAGTCCGATCCCGCGCAATGGGAGGCCAAGATGGCGACCCGCACCAGCAGCATCGACGGTCTGCCGACCCGCGCGACGGATCGCTACATCGCGGGCGAGTGA
- a CDS encoding ammonium transporter: MKRILSTFATVATGAAFLAAPAFAAPAADAAAAAAPAVFTPTAEMVNKGDVAWMMVSTALVLMMSVPALALFYGGLVRAKNMLSVLMQVLTIVCVAALVWFGWGYSMAFTSTGTPFPSLFGGLDKAFLKGVSVTSLAATFSNGVYLPELVFVMFQMTFACITPALIVGAFAERVKFTPLIIFVVAWMTLAYFPIAHMVWYWAGPDFLHTAPTDTGLLWGWGALDFAGGTVVHINAGIAGLIGCIVIGPRIGYKKEPMPPHSLVMTMIGASLLWIGWFGFNAGSALESNAFAALAFINTFVATAAAGAAWAIIEQITHKKPSLLGGVSGVVAGLVAITPAAGFAHPGTAIILGAVASVVCYFFVTTVKNKLNYDDSLDVFGIHAVGGIVGAIGTGIVADPALGGQGWIDYTAPVAVAGEYDLVGQVITQCWAVGTTILWTGVVSAALFLILKVTVGLRPDAEAETNGLDISEHGERAYN; the protein is encoded by the coding sequence ATGAAGCGCATTCTCTCCACTTTTGCGACGGTCGCGACCGGGGCGGCATTCCTTGCTGCGCCGGCTTTCGCCGCGCCCGCGGCTGATGCCGCCGCCGCCGCCGCGCCTGCCGTGTTCACGCCCACCGCCGAGATGGTCAACAAGGGCGATGTCGCCTGGATGATGGTCTCGACCGCGCTGGTGCTGATGATGAGCGTTCCCGCCCTCGCGCTGTTCTACGGCGGCCTGGTGCGCGCCAAGAATATGCTGAGCGTGCTGATGCAGGTGCTGACCATCGTCTGCGTCGCGGCACTGGTGTGGTTCGGCTGGGGCTATTCGATGGCCTTCACCTCGACCGGCACGCCCTTCCCGTCGCTGTTCGGCGGGCTCGACAAGGCCTTCCTCAAGGGGGTCAGCGTCACCTCGCTCGCGGCGACCTTCTCGAACGGGGTCTACCTGCCCGAGCTCGTCTTCGTGATGTTCCAGATGACCTTCGCCTGCATCACGCCCGCGCTGATCGTCGGCGCTTTCGCGGAGCGCGTGAAGTTCACCCCGCTGATCATCTTCGTGGTCGCGTGGATGACGCTCGCCTATTTCCCGATCGCGCACATGGTGTGGTACTGGGCCGGCCCGGACTTCCTGCACACCGCGCCGACCGACACCGGTCTGCTGTGGGGCTGGGGCGCGCTCGACTTCGCTGGCGGCACCGTGGTGCACATCAATGCAGGCATCGCTGGCCTCATCGGCTGCATCGTGATCGGCCCGCGCATCGGCTACAAGAAGGAGCCCATGCCCCCGCACAGCCTGGTGATGACCATGATCGGCGCCAGCCTGCTGTGGATCGGCTGGTTCGGGTTCAACGCCGGCTCGGCGCTCGAATCCAACGCCTTCGCCGCGCTCGCCTTCATCAACACCTTCGTCGCCACTGCGGCAGCGGGTGCAGCCTGGGCGATCATCGAACAGATCACCCACAAGAAGCCGTCGCTGCTCGGCGGGGTCTCGGGTGTGGTGGCCGGCCTCGTGGCGATCACCCCGGCGGCAGGCTTTGCCCACCCCGGCACCGCGATCATCCTCGGCGCTGTGGCTTCGGTGGTCTGCTACTTCTTCGTCACCACGGTGAAGAACAAGCTCAACTACGACGACAGCCTTGATGTCTTCGGCATCCACGCCGTGGGCGGCATCGTCGGTGCGATCGGGACCGGCATCGTCGCCGACCCGGCGCTCGGCGGCCAGGGCTGGATCGACTACACCGCGCCGGTGGCGGTGGCTGGCGAATACGACCTCGTCGGCCAGGTGATCACCCAGTGCTGGGCGGTCGGCACCACGATCCTGTGGACCGGCGTCGTCTCGGCCGCGCTGTTCCTGATCCTCAAGGTCACCGTGGGCCTGCGCCCCGACGCCGAAGCCGAAACCAACGGCCTCGACATCTCCGAACACGGCGAGCGGGCTTACAACTAA
- a CDS encoding TIGR01244 family sulfur transferase, whose protein sequence is MSDFRRLNENVMVSPQLALEDIPAAAALGVATIVNNRPDGEEPSAPQGEDIAAAAAAAGLNYVAIPIGHSGFSEPQVDAMIAAMEQAEGPILAYCRSGTRSTLLWALASAKQGENPDTIARTAAQAGYDVSPIRSLIDMLSQR, encoded by the coding sequence ATGAGCGATTTCCGCCGCCTCAACGAAAATGTGATGGTGAGCCCGCAACTTGCGCTGGAGGATATCCCCGCCGCCGCAGCATTGGGCGTGGCGACAATCGTCAACAACCGCCCCGACGGCGAGGAGCCTTCCGCACCGCAGGGTGAGGATATTGCCGCTGCCGCGGCTGCCGCCGGCCTCAACTATGTGGCGATTCCGATCGGTCATTCGGGTTTCTCCGAACCACAGGTCGACGCGATGATCGCGGCGATGGAACAGGCCGAGGGGCCGATTCTCGCCTATTGCCGTTCGGGCACCCGCTCGACCCTGCTGTGGGCGCTGGCGAGCGCCAAGCAGGGTGAAAACCCCGACACCATCGCCCGCACCGCAGCGCAGGCAGGCTATGACGTCAGCCCGATTCGCAGCCTGATCGATATGCTCAGCCAGCGCTGA
- a CDS encoding aspartate aminotransferase family protein has translation MSITPLMPVYPRCGVRPVRGEHCHLIDEDGTRYLDFASGIAVNLLGHSHEGLISAIQQQAATLMHVSNLYGSPQGERLAQMLVDSTFGDTVFFTNSGAEAVECAIKAARAYHQNAGDEGDAGRFEIITFHNAFHGRTMATISASNQTKMHHGFSPLLEGFKYAPFDDLEAAKALIGPKTAGILVEPIQGEGGIRPASQEFMAGLRALCDEHGLMLILDEVQCGVARTGKLYAYEHYGIEPDIMATAKGIGGGFPLGACIATEKAARGMTFGTHGSTYGGNPLAMAAGTAVMEAVANDEFLNSVAEKGERLRARLEQFIGNYPELFELVRGKGLMLGLKMKMESRPFYVHLRDHHQLLTVAAGDNTIRVIPPLVIGDAEMDEFMDKLSAGAASFKVPEPA, from the coding sequence ATGTCGATTACTCCGCTCATGCCCGTCTATCCGCGTTGCGGTGTCCGGCCGGTGCGCGGCGAGCACTGCCACCTGATCGACGAGGACGGCACCCGCTACCTCGATTTCGCCAGCGGCATCGCGGTCAACCTGCTCGGCCATTCGCACGAAGGGCTGATCTCCGCGATCCAGCAGCAGGCGGCGACGCTGATGCACGTCTCCAACCTCTACGGCAGCCCGCAGGGCGAACGCCTCGCGCAGATGCTGGTCGACAGCACCTTTGGCGACACGGTGTTCTTCACCAATTCTGGCGCCGAGGCGGTCGAATGCGCGATCAAGGCCGCGCGCGCCTATCACCAGAACGCGGGCGACGAAGGCGATGCCGGGCGGTTCGAGATCATCACCTTCCACAACGCCTTCCACGGGCGGACGATGGCGACCATCTCCGCCTCGAACCAGACCAAGATGCACCACGGCTTTTCGCCGCTGCTCGAAGGGTTCAAATATGCGCCGTTCGACGATCTGGAAGCCGCCAAGGCGCTGATCGGGCCGAAGACGGCGGGGATTCTGGTCGAACCGATCCAGGGCGAGGGCGGCATCCGTCCCGCCTCGCAGGAATTCATGGCAGGCCTGCGCGCGCTGTGTGACGAGCATGGCCTGATGCTGATTCTCGACGAAGTGCAGTGCGGCGTGGCGCGCACCGGCAAGCTCTATGCCTACGAGCACTACGGGATCGAGCCGGACATCATGGCGACCGCCAAGGGCATTGGTGGTGGCTTCCCCTTGGGCGCCTGCATCGCCACCGAAAAGGCCGCACGCGGCATGACTTTCGGCACCCACGGATCGACCTATGGCGGCAACCCGCTCGCCATGGCGGCGGGGACGGCGGTGATGGAGGCTGTCGCCAACGACGAGTTCCTCAACAGCGTCGCCGAAAAGGGCGAGCGCCTGCGCGCGCGGCTGGAGCAGTTCATCGGCAACTACCCCGAGCTGTTCGAGCTGGTGCGCGGCAAGGGGCTGATGCTCGGCCTCAAGATGAAGATGGAGAGCCGCCCGTTCTACGTCCACCTGCGCGACCATCACCAGCTGCTGACCGTGGCCGCGGGTGACAACACCATCCGTGTCATCCCGCCGCTGGTGATCGGCGATGCGGAAATGGACGAGTTCATGGACAAGCTGTCGGCCGGCGCGGCCAGCTTCAAGGTGCCTGAACCGGCATGA
- a CDS encoding P-II family nitrogen regulator, whose protein sequence is MKFIIAIIKPFKLDTVREALSGIGIAGMTVTEVKGFGRQKGQTEIYRGAEYSTNMLPKVKLEIAASDEIAAQVVETIQQTANTGAIGDGKIFVLDLASATRIRTGESGETAL, encoded by the coding sequence ATGAAGTTCATCATCGCCATCATCAAACCGTTCAAGCTCGACACCGTGCGTGAAGCTTTGAGCGGTATCGGCATCGCCGGGATGACCGTGACCGAGGTCAAGGGCTTCGGACGCCAGAAGGGTCAGACCGAAATCTACCGCGGTGCAGAATACTCCACCAACATGCTTCCCAAGGTGAAGCTCGAGATCGCTGCCAGCGACGAAATCGCCGCGCAGGTGGTCGAAACCATCCAGCAGACCGCCAACACGGGCGCCATCGGCGACGGCAAGATCTTCGTGCTCGATCTCGCATCCGCCACCCGCATCCGCACCGGCGAGTCCGGCGAAACCGCGCTGTAA
- a CDS encoding alpha/beta fold hydrolase: MHDTGPTSQSFISQRLKLNYLDWGGRGKPPLVLVHGGRDHARSWDWTAEALREDYHVIAMDHRGHGDSDWVSDGVYSAADMVYDLAQLIHQLGVGPVRMVAHSMGGNVALRYAGAFPDMVTKLVAIEGLGPSPEYRAKQRSQPYPERLAEWIEKKRKAAGRTPRKYESIEAAFARMIEENAYLTEEQARHLTVHGVNRNEDGTYSWKFDPHLNVWPVEDIGDEFVEALWGAITCPTLLLYGADSWASNPEKDGRIAHFKTARVIEFEKAGHWLHHDQFDRFIATLRDFL, from the coding sequence ATGCACGACACCGGCCCAACCTCGCAAAGCTTCATCTCGCAGCGCCTCAAGCTCAATTACCTCGACTGGGGTGGCCGGGGTAAGCCGCCGCTGGTGCTGGTGCACGGGGGCCGCGATCATGCGCGCTCGTGGGACTGGACCGCCGAGGCGCTGCGCGAGGATTACCATGTCATCGCCATGGACCACCGCGGGCATGGCGATTCCGACTGGGTTTCGGACGGGGTCTATTCTGCCGCCGACATGGTCTATGATCTGGCGCAGTTGATCCACCAGCTGGGCGTCGGTCCGGTGCGCATGGTGGCGCATTCGATGGGCGGGAATGTCGCGCTGCGCTATGCCGGTGCCTTCCCCGACATGGTGACCAAGTTGGTCGCGATCGAAGGCCTCGGCCCTTCGCCCGAATACCGCGCCAAGCAGCGCAGCCAGCCCTATCCCGAACGCCTCGCCGAATGGATCGAGAAGAAGCGCAAGGCCGCCGGGCGCACGCCGCGCAAATATGAAAGCATCGAAGCCGCCTTCGCCCGCATGATCGAGGAGAACGCCTACCTCACCGAGGAGCAGGCGCGCCATCTGACCGTCCACGGGGTCAACCGCAACGAGGACGGCACCTATAGCTGGAAGTTCGACCCCCACCTCAACGTCTGGCCGGTCGAGGACATCGGCGATGAATTCGTCGAGGCGCTGTGGGGGGCGATCACCTGCCCGACGCTGCTGCTCTACGGGGCCGATAGCTGGGCCTCGAACCCGGAGAAGGACGGGCGCATCGCGCACTTCAAGACCGCGCGCGTGATCGAGTTCGAGAAAGCGGGGCACTGGCTCCACCACGACCAGTTCGACCGCTTCATCGCCACCTTGCGCGATTTCCTCTGA
- a CDS encoding SDR family NAD(P)-dependent oxidoreductase, with amino-acid sequence MSKTAFVTGATAGIGLATVRRLVKDGWRCVATGRRQERLDALVAELGADKVLPLCFDVRDTAALDAALAGLPEDFRAIDLLVNNAGLAQGLSAAQNASLDDWQTMIDTNITAMVVLTRKLLPQLIERKGAIIAIGSVAGSYIYPGGNVYAGSKAFVNHFTLALRADLHGTGVRVTSIEPGMVETEFTLVRTGSQDASDKLYAGVNPMTGEDIADTIGWIASLPPHLNINRIELMPVNQDFAGFRVARDTQ; translated from the coding sequence ATGAGCAAGACCGCTTTCGTCACCGGCGCCACCGCCGGAATCGGCCTCGCCACGGTGCGCCGTCTTGTGAAGGACGGCTGGCGCTGCGTCGCCACCGGGCGGCGGCAGGAGCGGCTCGACGCGTTGGTCGCCGAACTCGGCGCGGACAAGGTGCTGCCCTTGTGCTTCGATGTGCGCGACACCGCCGCGCTGGACGCCGCGCTCGCGGGCCTGCCCGAGGACTTCCGCGCCATCGATCTGCTGGTCAACAACGCGGGCCTCGCGCAGGGGCTGTCGGCGGCGCAGAACGCCAGCCTTGATGACTGGCAGACCATGATCGACACCAACATCACCGCGATGGTGGTGCTGACCCGCAAGCTCCTGCCGCAGCTGATCGAGCGCAAGGGCGCGATCATCGCCATCGGCTCGGTGGCGGGGAGCTACATCTATCCGGGCGGCAACGTCTATGCCGGCTCCAAGGCCTTCGTGAACCACTTCACGCTCGCCCTGCGCGCCGACTTGCACGGCACCGGGGTGCGCGTCACCAGCATCGAGCCGGGGATGGTCGAGACCGAATTCACCCTCGTGCGCACCGGCAGCCAGGACGCCAGCGACAAGCTCTACGCGGGCGTCAACCCGATGACCGGCGAGGACATCGCCGACACCATCGGCTGGATCGCCAGCCTGCCGCCGCATCTCAACATCAACCGCATCGAGCTGATGCCGGTCAACCAGGACTTCGCGGGCTTCCGCGTTGCACGCGACACCCAGTGA
- a CDS encoding sterol desaturase family protein: protein MPDFNPTQYAVPLFVLAVLAEMIWAKLRAPEAYEPKDTLVSLAFGLGSTVAGALLGGFALTVLLAAYEYRIFDFGPQWWAVWWAWPVCFVLDDLKYYWVHRAGHRIRWMWASHVNHHSSQHYNLSTALRQTWTGMFTFGFLFAVPLVLLGFHPAMIAICGGFNLIYQFWIHTEAIKRMPRWFEAVMNTPSHHRVHHATNPRYLDTNYAGVFIVWDKMFGTFTPEVDDETIRYGIVKQLGSFNLLWSVFHEWIGMLTDIWRAPWKHKLSYLLREPGWSHDGSRETSDMIRAKWQARVGTVAPLATSVADRNPIAGSAEAA from the coding sequence ATGCCTGACTTCAACCCCACCCAATATGCCGTGCCGCTGTTCGTGCTGGCGGTGCTGGCCGAGATGATCTGGGCCAAGCTGCGCGCGCCCGAGGCCTACGAGCCCAAGGACACGCTCGTCAGCCTCGCCTTCGGGCTCGGCTCGACTGTGGCGGGCGCGCTGCTGGGCGGGTTCGCGCTCACGGTGTTACTTGCCGCCTACGAATACCGCATCTTCGATTTCGGCCCCCAATGGTGGGCGGTGTGGTGGGCGTGGCCCGTTTGCTTCGTGCTCGACGATCTCAAATATTACTGGGTCCACCGCGCCGGGCACCGCATCCGCTGGATGTGGGCGTCACATGTGAACCACCATTCGAGCCAGCACTACAACCTCTCCACCGCCCTCAGGCAGACGTGGACGGGGATGTTCACCTTCGGCTTCCTTTTCGCGGTGCCGCTGGTGCTGCTGGGCTTCCACCCGGCGATGATCGCGATCTGCGGCGGGTTCAACCTCATCTACCAGTTCTGGATCCACACCGAGGCGATCAAGCGGATGCCGCGCTGGTTCGAGGCGGTGATGAACACACCCTCGCACCACCGTGTCCACCACGCGACCAACCCGCGTTATCTCGACACCAATTACGCAGGCGTGTTCATCGTCTGGGACAAGATGTTCGGCACCTTCACGCCGGAAGTGGACGACGAGACAATCCGCTACGGGATCGTCAAGCAACTGGGCAGCTTCAACCTCTTGTGGTCGGTGTTCCACGAGTGGATCGGGATGCTGACCGACATCTGGCGTGCACCGTGGAAGCACAAGCTGTCCTACCTCCTGCGCGAGCCCGGCTGGAGCCATGACGGCAGCCGCGAGACCTCGGACATGATCCGGGCGAAGTGGCAAGCGCGGGTCGGCACTGTTGCGCCACTCGCAACTTCAGTAGCGGATCGAAACCCGATTGCAGGCAGCGCAGAAGCTGCCTAA